TGAAGGTCGTTTTTCCAATATACTTTTTCAAATCCTTTTTTACTTCCGCCACTGTGTCGATCGCCAATTCTATAGCTTTTCTTCTGACAATTCTAGTTGCTTGCAAAAATATCAGATCGTTCTGAGATATATTCAGCTTTTCGTATATTTTTATGTTGTAATCGTCTATTTCCCACTGTTTTTGGTTAAAATCGAATACATTAGGTATGACGATACTATCCAACCCTTTCTTATTTTTCAACTCTTCTTGGGCAAGTGAATTTATGACGACGTGGGGTATGTCTTTTGGGGGAAAATATTCTTCCAAGATCTCTTTGATGTAATCATTGGTTGGATTTTTGTAAAAATCTCTTTCCCAGTAAAAATCATGGTGGTGACCTATCATCTTAATCCCGTTATCTTTACAGAACCTGTAAATAGCCACGGCTGCTGCAGGATTGTGGGCTAATGAAAAGATGTTATTCACAATCATTACATCCAAATCCATCATTTCATATAGTTGATTGTAAATATCTTCTATGTATCTATTCATCTCCTTTTTAAAATAAGCCTCGTTCCAGCTGTTTAAATTTACAAAAGATTTTTGTTTCAGTACGTTACTTCTTTTATCCGTATATGCAATGTATGGGATTTTGAATCCGGCCGACGTCCCCATATCTCCGGCGATTAAATACGTTTTTAAATGCATGTTTCTAAGGACTTGCTTCCATTTAACCATTTCCAAGGAAACCCCGTCTGTTTCTCCTACCCTGTAGTGTACTAAACCAATCTCCATTGGATTCACACCCTCCATACTTCTTTTTATTCAGAAGAAGCGGAATTTCCTGCTAAATATCCAGTAGACCAGGACCATTGCAAATTGTATCCTCCGCTTTCTCCAGCTACATCCATAACCTCACCTACAAAAAATAAATCAGGTATAATTGTAGACTCTAAAGTATAAGGGTCTATTTCAGTTGTATTAATTCCACCTAAAGATACCTGAGAATCTTTCCAATTTGTTGTACCTACAACTTCGAAGTTCCAATCTTTTAAGTTATCGGCCAGTATTTCTATATCTTTATCATTCAAACTACTAACAGGTGCTTCCAAATCTTCAAATCCTATCTTTGGTAAAAAATATGGAATCAATCGTTCATCGATAATGCTTACCAGTAGGAGTTTTATAGGACTTTCAGGCTTTGAGCTAACTTTTTTGGTTAAAAAATCAACCAAACTTTTGTGAGAATATTGAGAAAAAGGGACAATTTTTAGAAAAAGAGGAGAGTTTTGTTCTAGATACTCATGTACATAATTACTGAGTTCTAATATTGGTATACCAGTGAGGACATCATTTTTCTTGAAAAGTATTTCACCAGTGTAGATTTTGGAAACAATTTCATCGTTTTGATCCATTAGAAACACATTCCCCTCTAACTTTGAACCTGCAACATCCTCAATAATATGCGGCCTCACTTTCAAAGGAACTAACCCTGGTCGTAATTCAACAATAGAATGTCCCAAATCTTGGAGAGTGGGAAATATACTTCCGTTGGAACCATATTGAGGAGAGGAGTTTCCACCTGTTGCTACTATTACTTTATCCGATTGAAATACCTTGTGTTGCCCCTTTATGAGAAATTTTTCTCCTTCTTTAATTATTTGCTCGACTTGGAAGTTAAGTACAACTTCAACATTGTATTTTTCTAATTCGTAAATGAAATGAGTAACGATATCTTTTGATTTTTCTGTGTAGGGAAATAGTTTGGTACCTTTTTCTTTTACCATTATTCCCAATTCTTCAAAAACACTAAGTGTTTGGACAACGCCAAAAATATCCCGCACTTTTTTCACAAAAGGCAAATTGTTGCTGTAGTAATGGGTTTCATTCATATCCAAATTTGAGAAATTTCCTCTTCCGTTGCTACTTGCCAAGAGTTTTTTAGCCAATTTGCCTTTTCTTTCAATTATTCTTACTTTTGCACCGTTCCATGCTGCAACTGTTGCAGCCATTAATCCAGCAGCTCCTCCACCAATCACGGTAATCAACATAGCACATTTCCCTCTTTTAGAAGATTAACTTGGTTTTTAAATTTCAATTTCTTTCAATTTATTTTGCATTTGCAATACGGTTTCTAAGACTTTTCCCAAGGTATGTATATTGTTGACAAGTTCTTCTATAATTTCTTTTGATGCGAGCAAGTTGTTGGTGTTTTCTTTAAGTTCTTCTTTTCCTGAAACCAAATTTTGCGTTAATTCATCCATGAACGATAAATTTCCATTTAATGTAACAAGAGCGGATTCAATAGAATCGGTTATAGTTGAAAATATTGCTTCTAAGTTGTTGATTATTTCTTTGACTTCTAGTACCTGGTTTGAGAGGTTAATGATTCTTTCAGATATTTTACTTGATGCGATGTTGGTTTCAGATGATAGTTTTTTAATTTCTTCGGCTACTACAGCGAATCCTCTGCCGGCTTCTTTTGCTCTTGCGGCTTCTATTGAAGCGTTTATTGAAAGTATGTTAGTTTGTTTGGCAACGTTTTTTATAACGTTAGTTAGTTCTTCTATTTCTTGAAAATTATCCATTAAATGCGATACACTTTCTAGTGATTTTCCTACATCTTTTTCTACTTCATCAAAATCCTTACCAAATTTTTTCAATTTGGAGATTATTTCTTCATTATTAGCAGAAATCCTTTTTTTCTCTTCTTCTCCAGTTTCAACTGTTTTTTCAATTACATTTGAAGTGTTTTCTATACTTTCTATAAGTTCAACAAGGGTTTCTCCAACCATATTAGTTGAATCGTTAACTTCCTTAAACCTGTCTCCCAATACTTCCTGGAGTTTTTCAATGAAAGAAACAAGAAGATTTTCATGATACACACTTTTTGCTAATTCTTTTATGGTATCAGTATAATTCTCCTTTCCACTCATTTTGCCCCAACCTTATAGATGTTATCTATTAGATCTGTCCCACATTCTAAAGATTCAAACCAGTTTAGGAATTCTTTATATTCAGGCTTTTTATATATAGCGCCATGCTGTGGCACCATCTGTTCAACATCCAACTTTTTAACAATGTCAACCCATTTTTTGCAAACTTTGTTGGATGCCATATATCTTTTGTGAAATCCTTCTATGTATTTAATGTGATTTGAGAAGTTTTCTACAAAGACCATATCTTTCCCTTCGGGGAAAACAGATACACCTATATCCCCTGAAAAGAGTATTTTGGAGGTTGGATCGTAAAGGTTGAAATTCCCCGTTGAGTGTAAGAAATGTGCAGGAATTATATGTAATTCAGCACCATCTTTAAATTTTATCTTTCCTCCAGAATCTTCTATCAAAACCAT
The DNA window shown above is from Petrotoga mexicana DSM 14811 and carries:
- a CDS encoding glycosyltransferase family 4 protein, yielding MEIGLVHYRVGETDGVSLEMVKWKQVLRNMHLKTYLIAGDMGTSAGFKIPYIAYTDKRSNVLKQKSFVNLNSWNEAYFKKEMNRYIEDIYNQLYEMMDLDVMIVNNIFSLAHNPAAAVAIYRFCKDNGIKMIGHHHDFYWERDFYKNPTNDYIKEILEEYFPPKDIPHVVINSLAQEELKNKKGLDSIVIPNVFDFNQKQWEIDDYNIKIYEKLNISQNDLIFLQATRIVRRKAIELAIDTVAEVKKDLKKYIGKTTFNGKKITQDTNVFLVLPGLSEESDYVEVLKEYASQKDVELKLAFSISDDIRHEEEEIFSLWDFYAIADFITYPSILEGFGNQFLEAIFSKKPVLMFEYPVYKKDIAPLGFEVVSLGSKAEYERGMYRVNQNEIIKAKEEIFQILFNAQRASEIVQKNFKLGKKYFSYETLEKKLKNLLIEKAHLGL
- a CDS encoding NAD(P)/FAD-dependent oxidoreductase, whose protein sequence is MLITVIGGGAAGLMAATVAAWNGAKVRIIERKGKLAKKLLASSNGRGNFSNLDMNETHYYSNNLPFVKKVRDIFGVVQTLSVFEELGIMVKEKGTKLFPYTEKSKDIVTHFIYELEKYNVEVVLNFQVEQIIKEGEKFLIKGQHKVFQSDKVIVATGGNSSPQYGSNGSIFPTLQDLGHSIVELRPGLVPLKVRPHIIEDVAGSKLEGNVFLMDQNDEIVSKIYTGEILFKKNDVLTGIPILELSNYVHEYLEQNSPLFLKIVPFSQYSHKSLVDFLTKKVSSKPESPIKLLLVSIIDERLIPYFLPKIGFEDLEAPVSSLNDKDIEILADNLKDWNFEVVGTTNWKDSQVSLGGINTTEIDPYTLESTIIPDLFFVGEVMDVAGESGGYNLQWSWSTGYLAGNSASSE
- a CDS encoding methyl-accepting chemotaxis protein; this encodes MSGKENYTDTIKELAKSVYHENLLVSFIEKLQEVLGDRFKEVNDSTNMVGETLVELIESIENTSNVIEKTVETGEEEKKRISANNEEIISKLKKFGKDFDEVEKDVGKSLESVSHLMDNFQEIEELTNVIKNVAKQTNILSINASIEAARAKEAGRGFAVVAEEIKKLSSETNIASSKISERIINLSNQVLEVKEIINNLEAIFSTITDSIESALVTLNGNLSFMDELTQNLVSGKEELKENTNNLLASKEIIEELVNNIHTLGKVLETVLQMQNKLKEIEI
- a CDS encoding MBL fold metallo-hydrolase: MDSENIITLFDNGKHKFIFLGSERKSLESIPTNQYLIVHNDEGVLLDPGGVHVFPRVLASVVEFIDLGKIKHVFYSHQDPDVSSGITLWDSVLETKFYISKLWERFLPHFGVFEKSRMVLIEDSGGKIKFKDGAELHIIPAHFLHSTGNFNLYDPTSKILFSGDIGVSVFPEGKDMVFVENFSNHIKYIEGFHKRYMASNKVCKKWVDIVKKLDVEQMVPQHGAIYKKPEYKEFLNWFESLECGTDLIDNIYKVGAK